GAGCCCGCTGTTGCCAAGAACAGTGgctccaagaaaaagaaaaagctccgGAAGCTATCCCAGCAAGACTAGGATGGACATTTCCTGCATAATATTTCCCAGCCCACCCCCTATATCCcagtaaataaaaacaagttcAGAGTTCACAGTTGACATACCATGTTTTATTGAAAACACCTTACATGGGTGTGGGTGGGGCCTATGGGTAGGACAGGGCGCCAATAACAGCCTCAGTGAAGTCCTGGCAGGTGGCATAGCCACCCATGTCAGAAGTTCGAACCTGTAGGGGAGAATTGCAATCATCCCTGTGGCCTGAGCCCCACCCCTAACCCCACCACCACCTAACAGTCCCCTAAGGAAGCCAGCCCCAGACAACCTAGGCTCTGCCCATAAGGTGATTATGGTCTAGAGGTTTAAGGGCTCTTCTCTGGTCCACTGTACTGAAGGGAGGTGTGGTGTGGTCCTTGTGAGGTTGGAGGGAATAAAGGACTCTAGCCCCCATAGGGGTGCAGGTGGCCGATGACAGACTTGATGAAGTCGGTTGTGGTGCTGTAGCCGCCCATGTCTCGAGTCCGTACCTACAGCCACCACCGGCAACAGCCgtgggggagaagagaagagagcccATGAAGGCGGAGGCAGGGCAGTGTGATGGAAATGGAATCCAAAGAGGGAAGACAAGGCCAGAAAGAAGCAATGCAGCAGAGACGCAAGGAAGCGGCCAGGTTTAGAAAAGCAGACCAGTCCACTCCTGTCTTCTGAGGGCCAGAGCCACTAGTGAGCCCCACTGCGGCCTGGGTGAGGTGGGAGGCCGAGCATGAGTGAGATGGGAGACGCAGATCAGAGCCGGGAGGAGGATGCCGAGGAGGAAACAAGACCAGGTAGGAGCAAAGATGGCAGGGAAATGGCAGATGAGAATGGGCTTCCAGGTGTGGAGAAAGTGACACTGGTGCCTCATCCTGCCAACTGTTCTCCCTCTGCTCCAACATCCCCCCAGAGGAAAAGCTGCAAGTTCTGCATTAAGACGGCCAATGAAAGAGCCAATGGAtggagcaggaaagagaaaatagcAGGTGGgaaccaggaggcagaggagaaccAAGAGGATGAAACAGCCAAGAGAAGGGAAATGAACAGCCCTGATAAGAACGGGGCAAGATCAGAGAGCAGATGCTCTGGGGACCCGGAGGGAAAAGAGGCCCCAACTCAGGTTCCCCAGAAAGTAGTGCTGAGACCCTAAACCCCACAGCCTTTCTAAACTCACCTTGCCAACTTTGATCACCTTCTTCACCGCGTCTGCAATCATGTTGGAGTGATGCTCGAGACTGTCAATGTGCacagaaagaaactgagaatccCTGCTCCGTCGTCCCCAATTTCCCAACCTGTGCTCCCTGGGACAACACCCAGAAGCCTCCCACCCACCAGGACCTACTTAAGGTGCCGCAGCATGTTGGAAGCTGACAGCAGCATGGCTGTGGGGTTGGCTATATTCCTGCCCACCGCCTGGGCAAATGGATGCCGGGCGCCCTGTGGAGAGAGGAGCAGCCCAGAGTCACTGGGAGCAGACATTCTGCAGAGACTGCAGTCAGGAAAGGGCATTAGAAGAAAGGTTAGGTCAGAGGCACTGGGAAGATGCAAGGGCTGGGGACAGGAGCAGGCCAGGATCACAGAGGAAGGGGACACACTGGGGGAGAGCTATCAGGGGGACCTGAGTTCAGAAGAAGGGCACACAGAGGGCAGAGGTGACCTCACTCACCATCTCAAAGACTGCATACTCTGCACTGTAGCTCTCCCCAGGGACCACACCAGCTCCCCCAACCAGGCCGGCTGCCAGATTGTCAATAATGTTCCCATAGAGATTGGGCATCACCAACACATCAAATTGGTAAGGATTCTGCAccagctggtggggaggggggcaaaaTGGTGGGCACAGAGTACAGAAGTTAAACCCCACTCGCTGCCCTCACTCAGCACTGAGAACAGAGACGGGAGGCCTCACCTGCATGCAGCAGTTGTCTATGATCATTGTCTCGAACTTAATCTTGGGGTAGAGTTCAGCAACTTCCTCACAGCACTGCAGGAACAACCCATCCCCAAGTTTCCTGTCCATGAGCCAAAGGGAACAGACTCAGCCAAGAAAGTGCAGGGGCTACCTTCCCAGGAACCCACCCCACACAAATCACATCCCTCACATGATATTGGCCTTGTGGACAGCTGTGACCTTGCCCCGCCCCTTCTTAGTGGCATAGTCAAAGGCGAACTTCGCTATCCGCTGAGATTTGGTTCGAGTAACAATCTTCAAGCACTCAATCACGCCCCTCGCACTCTGTGTAAGAGAGAAGCAACTGGGTGACACTGGAAAGGAGGCACAAAGGAGCTCTGCCTCTGTCCCACCTTCACCCCTGCCCTCACCTCGTGTTCCAGAGAGCTGTACTCCCCTTCTGTCTGCTCTCGAATGATCACCAAATCTAGATTGTTGTGTCGAGTCTTGTACCCAGGAAGTGACTTCACGTGGACTACGTTGGCAAACAAGTCCAACTTacgcctgggggtggggcagagtcaTGAGCACTGTGCCTGGGGCCCCAGTACCCCCACTGACCACGGGCCCTCCACCACCTACCTCAGCCGCATATCATAGGAAGCTAGTTCCCCCTTATACTCCATTGGGGTATGGATCTTTCCTGCATAAACAGAATCACGGGGGAGAGCTGTCAGTCACAGGCCAAGCCCAAGGGAACCCAGACTGGCAGCCAATCCCCTCAGTGACATAATGCAACCCAGACTCCCATCTCCCACTCCCAAACAAGTGGCTCTTAAGTGCCTCTGGAGACAAGGGGGAAAGGAGAATAATATACTCAGAGTGAGAAATATTTTGtccactgttttatttttagttactataTTTCTATGTTGAAACTTTAAAATGACCTAAAAGGGGAAAAATTTCTCGTGTTATCGAAGAGCCTGGGTTCAAGGCTGAGAAACAATGCCGGGGATCTGTGACccttctggatgtttctgtgtcTACTATTTGACATCTTTCCAACAAACACTGAGTATCGACCATCTGTCAGGCACTAGGGATAGCGATCAAAAAACACAACACACAACTCCTGTCCTCAAGGGGCAAACAATGCTTTGGGGAAGACAGTTAATATGAAAGACATGATAAATACATGTGAAAGGTATTAACAACATGCCTAGGAGCACAGAGAAGAAATTCCCTCTGGTAACATCAGGCAGTATCATAGAACAGCTGGTACTTCAGCCAGAACTTAGGTTAAGTGAGTGTACTAGGTTGAATGGTGACCCCCAAAATGGTATGTTCATGGcctaacccccagaacctgtaaatgtgacctcatttgggaAAATAAGTGTCCACAGATATAATACAGATCTTGAGATGAAATCATACTGGATCCgggtgggtcctaaatccaatggTAAGTCCTTAtacaagaaaaggagaaacagatacacagacacagagtggagAAAACCatagaagacagaggcagagattgaagtgatgcatctacaagccaagaaacaCCGAGGAATGCCAGCGGCTGCCAGGAAccaccagcagctggaagaggcaaggtaGGATTCTCCCCATATCTTCAGAGGGAGCTCTGCCAACACTTTAATTTTGAGAtgctggcttccagaactgtgagagaaaaaaatttctgccattttaagccaccaggtttgtgacaatttgttacagcagccctaggaaactaacatagggagggaggaaggttcTGGCAGGTGGCACCAAAAGGAGAACACTGTGAgtagaaggaaaagcagaaatcaaaatACATGTATTTGGAAACTAACACAGTCTGGTGGGACCAAAACACAGAACAAGTGTTGTAAAAATGAAGGCAGAAAGGCCGAGGGTCAGCTCATAAAGAACTTATTTTCCTGCACTAAGGCTGGGCCTGGCAAAGTCATGCCAGTCTTTCCAAGAGAGGAGACGGAGAGAATGGACTGTAGGGGCAGAAGTGAAAGCCAAAAAAACCTAATGAGGCGATTACAGTagggaagcagaaagaaagacaaaagaaaagaggcagctagAAGTGGCATTCTAGAAACACAATTAAGACTTGATGGCTCACAATGTAGTCCCATGACAGACTCCAAATTCTTGGGGCCTTCCTGCATAGACATGATCTCCCAACTCCTGGGTTCTCAAGGGAGAGGAACAAATGGCCACCAATCAGTGGTGGGAGCTAAGGAGAGTTAACGGATTAACAAGCTGAGGAAAGCTTAATGAACTTTTATTCGttagattttaaataattctttcgGGATAGCAAGGTAGCACACATACCAATTATGGCCACTTTGTTCTCCTTCATGGAGCTCAGCACCTGCTCCAGCTTCTCCTCAGATGCCATATTCTGCACCTCGCTCAGGTGATGTTCCTGGAACTCCACTGGGACAGAGGCAGCCTTCAGGGACAGGTGCCAAAAATCACAGAGTCAGGATCGAATTAAGCCCTTTGCAGCCCACACCATCGTCCCTGCTGGCTGATTCCTCCAGGGCACTCACCTTGAAAACCTCCTTGACAGCGTGCATCAGCTCAGGCCCCACGCCGTCTCCAGGCAGCATAGTCACGGGAAAGGCGCCCTCCACCCTCACGTCCTCAGCCTGCGAGCGAAGCCAGCAGAGAAAgagctggggcgggggcaggggtgctggggggagggaacGGGACAGGGAGGCGGGGTAGAGGCCAGAAAAGGAGGAGTGAGGGGCGTGGGCGAGACTGGAGCCCAACTTGCGCTTACCTGGCTGCGCGAGGCGGCTTGCGCCACGGCCGAGGTACACAGGCTCCTCCATGCCCCGGGGTTCGGGGCGGCGACCAGCGCCTACGACAGACACATAAGCCTGTGAGGTCGGGTCTGGACTCCTCAGATCCCGAAAACTTTTCTGAGCCCGGTACAGACCCGCCGCTCTCCCGCCCGCCCCGGCGTGCCCCGACCCTCACCCGGGTCAGCCAGCGGACACCGCTGACGGCCGCCATGTCCTCCGTGGGAAGTCGCGTGGGAAGTGACGCCGGAAGCCGGAGCGGCCGGGTACCTCTATTTCCGGTCCGGCGCGGTTGCGCGcgcttctttcttttcctccaacCGAAACCTCCTTCCCGCTCGTCTTCGTCCTCTTTCCCGcttgtcttcctcctctttcatCCTCTTCTGTTCACCCTTCCCCTGGAGGCTGATGCGACGCACAACCACTTTGTCAATTGCTTTATTTTCAGTTACCGTATGTAATTTATGTTGAAACTTCAAAACATCTAAGgagatttcatttttatccaGTGAGGACCTGAGTTTAATAACAAGTTGAAAATCGGTATTGGGGAATCTgtcttttcttaatgtttttgtGCCTACGTATTTGTCACTCTTTTAACCAATTTTCACTGAACAGTGGTATGTCAGACACTAAAGGCATTAACAAATACCATACAGTCCGTGGGAGAAGGTGTGTGTGTCTGGTTTCTTCGGTCTCCTAGCCCATCAAGTTTCCTTGTGGTTTTATCCTATGTGTTCTTGTTCTTTGCTCTGTAAGTTATTTCCCTAATAGTATATCCCAGACCTGAACTCCCCTGAGCAGGCTCGTAATTGGAGACAGAAATTACTTCAAGCATGTAAGTGTGACTAAAATAGAATTTCAGgctgatttttttaattccagtcaCGTGCTGTTTACAAATGACCTGTTAAAACAGATGACAGAGGAGGATTTGCCTAAACCAGTATTCTGGAAGTGTGGTTTTGGATCACTTGTCAGTTGTTTAAAATGTAGGCTTATGAGGCTCACCCCAGACTTGCTGAATCTGAATATCAGGATTCAGGCCCCAGAAAATACATGTTTAACAGGCTCCCCTAGATGACACACACCACTAACTA
Above is a window of Camelus dromedarius isolate mCamDro1 chromosome 18, mCamDro1.pat, whole genome shotgun sequence DNA encoding:
- the IDH3B gene encoding isocitrate dehydrogenase [NAD] subunit beta, mitochondrial isoform X2; translated protein: MAAVSGVRWLTRALVAAPNPGAWRSLCTSAVAQAASRSQAEDVRVEGAFPVTMLPGDGVGPELMHAVKEVFKAASVPVEFQEHHLSEVQNMASEEKLEQVLSSMKENKVAIIGKIHTPMEYKGELASYDMRLRRKLDLFANVVHVKSLPGYKTRHNNLDLVIIREQTEGEYSSLEHESARGVIECLKIVTRTKSQRIAKFAFDYATKKGRGKVTAVHKANIMKLGDGLFLQCCEEVAELYPKIKFETMIIDNCCMQLVQNPYQFDVLVMPNLYGNIIDNLAAGLVGGAGVVPGESYSAEYAVFEMGARHPFAQAVGRNIANPTAMLLSASNMLRHLNLEHHSNMIADAVKKVIKVGKVRTSDMGGYATCQDFTEAVIGALSYP
- the IDH3B gene encoding isocitrate dehydrogenase [NAD] subunit beta, mitochondrial isoform X1 translates to MAAVSGVRWLTRALVAAPNPGAWRSLCTSAVAQAASRSQAEDVRVEGAFPVTMLPGDGVGPELMHAVKEVFKAASVPVEFQEHHLSEVQNMASEEKLEQVLSSMKENKVAIIGKIHTPMEYKGELASYDMRLRRKLDLFANVVHVKSLPGYKTRHNNLDLVIIREQTEGEYSSLEHESARGVIECLKIVTRTKSQRIAKFAFDYATKKGRGKVTAVHKANIMKLGDGLFLQCCEEVAELYPKIKFETMIIDNCCMQLVQNPYQFDVLVMPNLYGNIIDNLAAGLVGGAGVVPGESYSAEYAVFEMGARHPFAQAVGRNIANPTAMLLSASNMLRHLNLEHHSNMIADAVKKVIKVGKVRTRDMGGYSTTTDFIKSVIGHLHPYGG